Below is a window of Phoenix dactylifera cultivar Barhee BC4 chromosome 7, palm_55x_up_171113_PBpolish2nd_filt_p, whole genome shotgun sequence DNA.
TTAGAATTAACTGCATTTTATGTAGCTTTGTTATTTGAAATCCCGGACACTTTAAAAAAAGAGAACCATTCCATTCATAAAATTAGAACCGAGGTACATTCTTCTGTCCAAACACAATATCTGTAATCATCACTATTTATCTAAAAGCAAACAGGAAAGATAATCCTTCGACCTTGTAATTATTCACCaaaaagcaaatgctctaacCATCTAAAACACTGAACCAGCAGCAACGATCAAAGGAAATACTTTATTGCTTTACATTTATTTCTAATTAGctcaaatttatatttaatttactCAACCATGTCACCAAAAGGTAAACCAAAGTAAAATGGCCAGCGCTGTGGAGAAAGGCCAAGTCAAAACTTTTCGATCCTGACATGAAGTAAGCACTTAAACAAGGACAAAGGAGGGTAACAATGACTATTGATGCTCTCCAGAAACAAGCTAAGTGGTACGACACTATTTCTTTGCTCAATAAAAAAAAGTGGGATTACAGTGCACAAAGTACAGGGTTAAAAAAGAGTTATGAAAAGCATATAATCCTTATATTTCAGAGCCAGAAAGAAATGTTGCAGACTTCTCTAACTCAAAGAAAATTTATATGGAATGTCAAAAGGCTATCAATAAAACGAGggaggaaaaaatattttattagaataAAAGGAAAATGCGAGAAAATAGTGCTCGTTAAATACAAGATCATCATCAGATTCAATTGCACTCTCCACCACTTAAAATTTGACCCAAATTTCAATTACCGTTCCTACAAATTTGACCCCTTTCAAATCAGATTATagttttcaaaaacaaaaatcaagaaaTTATATGGCCCCTTTTATCATACTAACCTCATCAACATTTTTTCCAAGATGTCGTGCTCTCTCTTGCCTCTCTTGCTTTAGGCGCCTAAAAAGCCTTTGTTCTATGTGATCACTAAGTATGGTTCTTGGCAGATCTTTGGCACCAAGAACAGCACTCTGCGGTAGGGGCTTGCGCTCACCTCTTTCAATCTCCTCTATGTAGCAATTAGGACAAGTGTATTCTGCCTGTCCCCCATCATTTCTTCGGCCATTAAAGAGAGCACATATCTGATGTTGCCAAGCTTCACATTTATCACACTGAACCCACTGCAGCAAATCATAAAACAATAATAACTTGAGCTTTTAACTACAGTTTTTGGACAACCATCTCACACTACCAATTTAtcaggggggaggggggagagagaggacaAATCAGAACAAACTTTACCCATTCTTCAGTTTCCTCAtcatttctcttcttctcaAGCTTTGCCTTCTGGAATTGTGAACCATCCACTTCAATAGTTTCACCACGAGCCTCATTATAGCATGGTATACAGAAGTAATGTCGGGTTTCACCACTTCCAATGGTATAATACATCGCATTCCGCTTTATGCGAGCACCACATGGCGTACAATATATTGGAGGGGGGTCAAAGGTAAGCTTTTCCACTGCACACAGCTGGCATGAGTTCTCACTCATTGAATGTTCCATTGCTTGATTCTTTTCAGCCTTGGCCTTACTCTGCAAGTAAAAATTTAATCAGTTCTGGCAATGTGCAGTATGAAAGACAGAACATCACATAAGTGAGgaaaaaaattcaatcatcattcTAACTGCTGCCTGGATAATGTAGACAGGACTAGCGATGATACAATCAACACTATCAGAAACAATAGCTGAATGTTTATATGTTTAACTAGTTTTGCAATTCAAACAAAATAAGCATAAAAACCAACTTGAAGAAGTGCAGCACACATCTAAAGCATAAGAACCTGAGTAACTTGCTTATACAAGTTAAAACACATTTGGAGCTAatattttttccccaaaaagcTAGAAATACTTGAAAGTGCAAAGCTAACCTGACCAACCCATTGCCTCAGACCAACAATATGCTCCCTAATTTGTTCTGGAGTGAATAGTTCAGTTAATGAAACACCTTTTATCTTTGGCTTCCCTGATTTACTTCCAACCATTGGATCCGTTTGTGAATCATTTGTTTCCTGCTTAACGGTCTTATCCTGGTCAACCCCTTTTTCAAACACCAAAGTTTCTTGCTTGATATGACCGTCAACATCATTTGAAACACCATGATCTACATCAGGTCTTGTAATACGCATATTCCCATCAATACCAATGCCAAAGGTAGATGAATCTTCATGTCCAGAGGGCACGAACGTATCAATTTTCACTTCGATGACCTCAGACTTAGTAGACATGATTACCTCAGTCTCTTCGCACGCTTGTGACAGTTCCTCTTGCGAGGCATGGGGTTGGTTTGCAGGAACAGAAACTGGAGAATGTTCACTCTTAGGCATGACAGAAGGGGATATATCTTTCACTCTCATGCGTTTTGGCAAAGACTGCTGATCATCAAAAGTTTCCACAGCTATCGTGTCTCTCTTCATTCTATCAGCATCAGCTATATTGATACTTATCCAAGAGCCATTAGCCTGGCTCACCAAACCAGGTCTAGATACAGAATATGCACGTGCCTTTCGATTTGATGCTATATATTCACGTACAGGAATGCAGACAGGACAATCTGTTGCTACACAAGTACGAAAATGATTAGAAAGCCTCTTAGAAGCTGAGCAACGAGGATatgggcattcttttctatCACACTTATCCATATGCCTCACTAAATCTTGAGCTTTTATGCAGTTAGGTTCCTGACATTTTCCCTGCGGAGCAGAACACCAACGAGCGTGGTACAAAAACAACAGCCACCTCCGCTGGTTGAGATAATTTCGTTTTTGTGTAGAGTTTTCAGGTCCAAAGGCTACTCCCTTAGGAAATTGAGGCACTGTAGCACTTCTTGTTGTAGCAGCAGAACTGGTGATACACCCTTCTAATGATGTATGAGGCCGTTGAGCTTCATCCTGTCCCACTGACCTCTGATGAAGTTCCTCCTGGATGTGCTGTTCAAGTGAAGACTTATCTGGCATGTGGCTTTGACAATGAACTTGCAGGAGTGCCACCGGTTGTGATCCACTGGAGAGGCAACTAATCTCCTTTTGAAACTCATCATCCCGCTCGTGTGGATGCAACAACTGCTGTGAACCCTGTGAAAATGAAGCATGAACACCCTGAGACCCAGATAAATGACCAAGCAATTGAGCACTTTTGGCGTGATTATCAGTTGAAGTATTTTGCAGGTTTTGACCCCGTACTTCTGGAAGGTGAACCTGTTCAGTTCCTTGTGGAAGTACTGATTCATTATGGGATACAACTGTGTTGGGCATTAGCTGTTCACTTAGATTGGGTGTCATTGAAGACTGCCTCAAGGTATCGTTCTTTAGCATAAGCTGTTGGTGCCGCTGACTTTCTTGATGCTGTTGTAGCTGATGCTGATTTTGAGCAAACTGTACACAAGGCTGATTAGGTTGTTGCTGACATCGCTGCATTTGTTGTTGTGATTGCAGTAAATTTTCATGTGTGGACTGGTTTGACTGGAAGTTCACCTTTTGTGAATGATCAAATATATGAGATCTTATATGTGGAGGCTGTTGCATTGACTGCAGACTTGCACGATGGCTTAGCAAGGCCGAGTTTATTCTTGACTTAGAGATCAAGCCAGCAGTATTTGTATTCAGGTTACTTTTGGCAGATAAACCAGATGAACCAGCTCCATGAATGCTCCCAGCTACACCAGTTCCCTTCATTGCATAACCATCCCCTACCATAGGTAATattttctgggacaatgatgcTGTACCCAAAGACAGAAATATCATCATGTTTTGTGACAATTAATTAGCTAACAGGCAACAAATGATGAACGTGCATAAAATGAAGACTACAACGACCACAAATCAGCATGAAACTCACAAAAGGGAGACAGCTAAAATTGCACAAAAACAAGCAAGGATGCACATGAAATGCACCACAgctggagagggaggggggcaTGAtgctgtagttttttttttattttttaaggtgGATAAAATTACTTGGGATCCTTTGTTGGTGATGTTGCTGATCAAAGTGCTGCGGTATAGGTTTTGGAGAGCTACCATAATGAGCCGTACTAAGGTACCCCTCTGATGCTCCAGGCCCATTAACCAGCTGCATGTTACTCCCAATTAACCCTAGCCCACCACTTATAAGTCCATTCGTAAACCCATATGCTGAAGGCTTCTGCTGCAAATTAGACCTCATTCCAGCACCAATTTGGCCTCCAAGGGTATGCAATATATGGCTGTTTTGACTTCCAACATATTGACTTGGTTGCTGTGATTGTGGAACCACAGTGGACTCTGTACTGGAAAACCCAACTCCACTGGAGCATCCAGAGTTCACGGGCACTGCCAGTGAATTAGTAAATCCAGGAGTTGGAATCATTTGACTAAGCTGTCGTGGGGTACCCATTGAAGCTATTGATATGTTACTCCCACCAGAACCAAGAGCACCATTGGCAGGTCGGTGCTGGTACCCATTAGATATTGGTCCTAAACAAAAAAGACACAGTCATTGTTGCTGCAAACAGGGCAAACAAATGAATAAGagtaaaaacaaagaaaaaagcaaCTAGAATTACCATTGGATGCATTGAAGGAGACACTATGTCCAACATCAGTTAAGTTGTTGTTTCCAGTTGATAATAAGTTACCCATGTTGGCCGTCGTTTGAGTCCCCATACCAGCACCACTGGCTGCAGTAGCAGAGTTTTCTGCTGAACAAGAAACTACAGAACTTGTGCTGCCATTATGGGATATACCAGGTGTTGGTATCATCGTACTGAGAGAGGAGGAATATGTAATATTATGAGACAAAGATTGGCTGTGGTTTGGTAAACTCTTCATTATCAATTGCAAACGGGGCTCAACTGGCTCCATCACCATACTCATATAATCTTCCTGATGACATAGACATGCATGTTTAGAGACAGCCTATCAAATTTAATAATACAGGCAGAAAGCAAAAATACTGCAAATAGATTGAGAATATCTACGCCTTAAAACACAAGGACATTGGTTAAAATACCTAAATTCATGAATTAATTGTTACACCAAAGCAAAGAATTATTGATACAAGAACAAAAATACCTTTCTAGGAGCATCCTTGAATATGTACTCCTCCAACCGTCTTGCAAGTTCTGGTAATCTACGCAGCCAATCATCGGAAGaggaatgatttcttcttttgaggtAGTTGTAGCTGCACACACTCGATCATTTAGGATTATCTATAGCTCTAGATAATTAGAGCATTAACAGTAAAGGCTCTGGATGTATATCATGTGCCTAAAGATAAAAAGCTCATAACATCGAACCTTGACTTCTTTGCTATTAGTCTAAAGTATTACCAACTCTAGGAGAAATTTGGAGGTCCAATCTAGAAAACGTATCAGCTTAATCTTAGTGAACATAAGATTATTTTGCCTTCTTAACTCATCTTCTAAGTTTCATGATAATCCATTCTCCTGCCCAAAGTTGAGTTAGCATGGATTTCGCACCACAATACTGAGAACTGACTCAAGGCTGGTAGTATGTAGTCTGGGTAGTTTATGTCAGCCTTTTATAAATATGGAAGTGATTTGCAGATTAAGGTTTTACAAGTACGTCTATCTTATCAATTAATATATTACTATTTTCTGGTTATCCCTAAGACTAAGGCAGAATATTATAATAGAAAAGGCAAGAATTTAAAAGGAAAGTTATAATAGACGAAGCGAAATACACAAGTAGATGAACATGGTAGCTTATAGTTGCATCATTGGCAATGATGGAGCATGCATCCCCCAGAAAAATTATGATACAAACAAAGATAGATATGATATGTTTGTGTGCGTGCAGTTTCAGTCTCAAATAAAGTCGTTTGTAATTGCAAGTTGTCATTTTGAACAACATAGCAACTTAGCAAACTCAGCTATGGCAATAATTAGTGAAACAAGACAAAGGAACAGTTGCAAAACTAATTACTTCTCCACTTCTCTCACAGTAGGAGGTAATTTGAACCAACTGTGATGCAATATTCATATTAGCAAGAATTTATTGTCAATAAAATCACGCTCATGAGCAATTATATAGGCCAGTAATATGTTGATGAATATGATACAATAATGTCTCCAAAGCAATGCTTTATCGACATGTTTAGAGAACACATGGATATTTTTAGGTCCTGTTTGGGAACATCCCATGGGATCCAGAGAGATGGACCAGAAAGAGAGTGGAGGGGGCGATAAAGGAAGGGAACAGGTGAGGGAGAGGGAAAGAGTAGGGAGTTGCAGATAGGGTGAAGGTCTGACTGAGCTACCATATATAGCTACCATATGTACTGCAGGATcgtcccaaacagggccttagagaAATGGAAATCCTATCCACAACAAAGTACATGGTACTGCCGAATGGTTGAAGGTCTGACTGAGCTACCATATGTAGCTGAATGGTGATGGGACTCATCCAAGATTTCCGGCATGAGCTATTATGACATTATGATGGCTAGGTCAATATAGTGGGCAGAAGATTCAGACAAGGAAAAGGTTTAATTGAATGGTACATTTATAGATTATGTCCATCACAAAGTACAATCTATCACTATTTTGTGATTCCTTAGATCGGATGTCATAACTGCTAATGTTGTCGGGTATTTGGATCCAACAAGTACTGAAATCTATCAATCACGCACATATCCACATatccacatatatacatatacacatatacatacacatgcaGCTTGTTCAGATGCAATATAAAGTGCATGCCCTCGCTATCCAgagaataattaaaataaaacgaACTTAAAGAAGCAGCCTAACGACCAGCTTACATCTTCTCATGCATAGCTTTGCGTCCTTCCATAAGTTCGGGATCCATGCTGAGTGGTCCTTGATTCTGCATCTGGGAATGTAAAGCGTTTCTGTTGTGCTGGGACACACCAGACAATTGTGAGCTTGCTTGATTTGTCATATGTGCAAAATATGCACATTCATGGTCTTCTCCCGTGGCACGTATCTACAGAGGACATGTGTCAAGACTTATGACTTGAGActccaaacttcaagaacccaATGCCAATCTTAATATACTACATGGTAGCAAGCTTGATAGGATCAGCCCCATCATCCCAATCGTATCAATGTCATCTAGCTCATTGGGACAAGGACATATGATCTGATCAATGTCCACTGGTAGACGGAAGACAGAACAGGTAAAACAAGTAATGATCtaacaaggaaaaaaaatgaagaagaaatcacaaacaccttttctttcttcttgtccTCCTCCTTCTATAGTTCCAAGTATTTTAAGTCCACTTGCTGCTTATGACAATTGATCAATCAGATGCTGTTTGCAGGACGATTACAATCATTAAAAACCTTCGATTCAACAGACTGATGGATGGCCCCTACCAGCAGTTATCAATGTCAGTGAAGGAAACAACGCGATAGCAAAAACAGTAGTAGCAGGAAGATAAAAAAACAACAGTCAAGGCCGAAAGGGGACGGAATTACGGCCCGAGGGTAGGGGCTTGAAGGTGATGGTCACCTATCGAGCAAGGCCCCGGATGTCGTAGAGTTGGATGTCAAAGCGATTGTATTTGAGGGACAACAAATGCAGCAGAATAGGAGGgaaatcaaaattaaataatGTGGAAGGGCCCAAACCCTAGCTAGAGATAGACCAGGTTCTGCGTGTTCTCGATCGAGGAGCGAAACCGAAACCCAAGAAGAGGTGCGAGGAGAGCAGACACACctggggaagagga
It encodes the following:
- the LOC103715540 gene encoding probable histone acetyltransferase HAC-like 1 isoform X1, yielding MTNQASSQLSGVSQHNRNALHSQMQNQGPLSMDPELMEGRKAMHEKIYNYLKRRNHSSSDDWLRRLPELARRLEEYIFKDAPRKEDYMSMVMEPVEPRLQLIMKSLPNHSQSLSHNITYSSSLSTMIPTPGISHNGSTSSVVSCSAENSATAASGAGMGTQTTANMGNLLSTGNNNLTDVGHSVSFNASNGPISNGYQHRPANGALGSGGSNISIASMGTPRQLSQMIPTPGFTNSLAVPVNSGCSSGVGFSSTESTVVPQSQQPSQYVGSQNSHILHTLGGQIGAGMRSNLQQKPSAYGFTNGLISGGLGLIGSNMQLVNGPGASEGYLSTAHYGSSPKPIPQHFDQQHHQQRIPTSLSQKILPMVGDGYAMKGTGVAGSIHGAGSSGLSAKSNLNTNTAGLISKSRINSALLSHRASLQSMQQPPHIRSHIFDHSQKVNFQSNQSTHENLLQSQQQMQRCQQQPNQPCVQFAQNQHQLQQHQESQRHQQLMLKNDTLRQSSMTPNLSEQLMPNTVVSHNESVLPQGTEQVHLPEVRGQNLQNTSTDNHAKSAQLLGHLSGSQGVHASFSQGSQQLLHPHERDDEFQKEISCLSSGSQPVALLQVHCQSHMPDKSSLEQHIQEELHQRSVGQDEAQRPHTSLEGCITSSAATTRSATVPQFPKGVAFGPENSTQKRNYLNQRRWLLFLYHARWCSAPQGKCQEPNCIKAQDLVRHMDKCDRKECPYPRCSASKRLSNHFRTCVATDCPVCIPVREYIASNRKARAYSVSRPGLVSQANGSWISINIADADRMKRDTIAVETFDDQQSLPKRMRVKDISPSVMPKSEHSPVSVPANQPHASQEELSQACEETEVIMSTKSEVIEVKIDTFVPSGHEDSSTFGIGIDGNMRITRPDVDHGVSNDVDGHIKQETLVFEKGVDQDKTVKQETNDSQTDPMVGSKSGKPKIKGVSLTELFTPEQIREHIVGLRQWVGQSKAKAEKNQAMEHSMSENSCQLCAVEKLTFDPPPIYCTPCGARIKRNAMYYTIGSGETRHYFCIPCYNEARGETIEVDGSQFQKAKLEKKRNDEETEEWWVQCDKCEAWQHQICALFNGRRNDGGQAEYTCPNCYIEEIERGERKPLPQSAVLGAKDLPRTILSDHIEQRLFRRLKQERQERARHLGKNVDEVPGAEGLVIRVVSSVDKKLDVKQRFLEIFQEENYPTEFPYKSKAILLFQRIEGVEVCLFGMYVQEFGSECAFPNQRRVYLSYLDSVKYFRPDIKTVTGEALRTFVYHEILIGYLEYCKKRGFTSCYIWACPPLKGEDYILYCHPEIQKTPKSDKLREWYLAMLRKAAKENIVVDLTNLYDHFFVKMGECKAKVTAARLPYFDGDYWPGAAEDMINQLRQEEDDRKQQKKGKIKKSITKRALKAAGQADLTGNASKDALLMQKLGETICPMKEDFIMVHLQHACAHCCLLMVSGTRWVCNQCKNFQLCNKCHDAEQRLEEKDMHPINSREKHVLCPVEINDVAPDTKDKDEILESEFFDTRQAFLSLCQGNHYQYDTLRRAKHSSMMVLYHLHNPTAPAFVTTCNICHHDIEAGQGWRCEVCPDFDVCNTCYQKEGGVDHPHKLTNHPSMVDQNAQNKEARQQRVLQLRKMLDLLVHAAQCRFPHCQYPNCRKVKGLFRHGIHCKTRASGGCVLCKKMWYLLQLHARACKESECSVPRCRDLKEHLRRLQQQSDSRRRAAVMEMMRQRAAEVAGNNG
- the LOC103715540 gene encoding probable histone acetyltransferase HAC-like 1 isoform X2; translated protein: MTNQASSQLSGVSQHNRNALHSQMQNQGPLSMDPELMEGRKAMHEKIYNYLKRRNHSSSDDWLRRLPELARRLEEYIFKDAPRKEDYMSMVMEPVEPRLQLIMKSLPNHSQSLSHNITYSSSLSTMIPTPGISHNGSTSSVVSCSAENSATAASGAGMGTQTTANMGNLLSTGNNNLTDVGHSVSFNASNGPISNGYQHRPANGALGSGGSNISIASMGTPRQLSQMIPTPGFTNSLAVPVNSGCSSGVGFSSTESTVVPQSQQPSQYVGSQNSHILHTLGGQIGAGMRSNLQQKPSAYGFTNGLISGGLGLIGSNMQLVNGPGASEGYLSTAHYGSSPKPIPQHFDQQHHQQRIPTSLSQKILPMVGDGYAMKGTGVAGSIHGAGSSGLSAKSNLNTNTAGLISKSRINSALLSHRASLQSMQQPPHIRSHIFDHSQKVNFQSNQSTHENLLQSQQQMQRCQQQPNQPCVQFAQNQHQLQQHQESQRHQQLMLKNDTLRQSSMTPNLSEQLMPNTVVSHNESVLPQGTEQVHLPEGSQQLLHPHERDDEFQKEISCLSSGSQPVALLQVHCQSHMPDKSSLEQHIQEELHQRSVGQDEAQRPHTSLEGCITSSAATTRSATVPQFPKGVAFGPENSTQKRNYLNQRRWLLFLYHARWCSAPQGKCQEPNCIKAQDLVRHMDKCDRKECPYPRCSASKRLSNHFRTCVATDCPVCIPVREYIASNRKARAYSVSRPGLVSQANGSWISINIADADRMKRDTIAVETFDDQQSLPKRMRVKDISPSVMPKSEHSPVSVPANQPHASQEELSQACEETEVIMSTKSEVIEVKIDTFVPSGHEDSSTFGIGIDGNMRITRPDVDHGVSNDVDGHIKQETLVFEKGVDQDKTVKQETNDSQTDPMVGSKSGKPKIKGVSLTELFTPEQIREHIVGLRQWVGQSKAKAEKNQAMEHSMSENSCQLCAVEKLTFDPPPIYCTPCGARIKRNAMYYTIGSGETRHYFCIPCYNEARGETIEVDGSQFQKAKLEKKRNDEETEEWWVQCDKCEAWQHQICALFNGRRNDGGQAEYTCPNCYIEEIERGERKPLPQSAVLGAKDLPRTILSDHIEQRLFRRLKQERQERARHLGKNVDEVPGAEGLVIRVVSSVDKKLDVKQRFLEIFQEENYPTEFPYKSKAILLFQRIEGVEVCLFGMYVQEFGSECAFPNQRRVYLSYLDSVKYFRPDIKTVTGEALRTFVYHEILIGYLEYCKKRGFTSCYIWACPPLKGEDYILYCHPEIQKTPKSDKLREWYLAMLRKAAKENIVVDLTNLYDHFFVKMGECKAKVTAARLPYFDGDYWPGAAEDMINQLRQEEDDRKQQKKGKIKKSITKRALKAAGQADLTGNASKDALLMQKLGETICPMKEDFIMVHLQHACAHCCLLMVSGTRWVCNQCKNFQLCNKCHDAEQRLEEKDMHPINSREKHVLCPVEINDVAPDTKDKDEILESEFFDTRQAFLSLCQGNHYQYDTLRRAKHSSMMVLYHLHNPTAPAFVTTCNICHHDIEAGQGWRCEVCPDFDVCNTCYQKEGGVDHPHKLTNHPSMVDQNAQNKEARQQRVLQLRKMLDLLVHAAQCRFPHCQYPNCRKVKGLFRHGIHCKTRASGGCVLCKKMWYLLQLHARACKESECSVPRCRDLKEHLRRLQQQSDSRRRAAVMEMMRQRAAEVAGNNG